A region from the Deltaproteobacteria bacterium genome encodes:
- a CDS encoding LLM class flavin-dependent oxidoreductase, which translates to MKLGTSLRFLYPTGAHTHALFKQMLAAMPPGGFIERPLGATDTGEQARNVLGVAAAARAAGLDGLLYGDNHAVPAEFANSFAPIPTLARLMAVTGEMPVGLVLLAPFYHPIVLAEQIGTIAAFATAPLIVTLANGGRAQAFEAFGIPMASRAARLQELVAIVRALLAGERVTFHGKHFHLDGVSVSPLPRVPVSIWIAGTVPAAAERAGRIGDGWLTGQNATRSELAQQIDVYREAAARAGRPVLSVLRRDIYVGESDAEAEATVGRVLAEGYRGTGIEELLVGGAKSVAEQLRSYRTLGFEYVMVRHIVGEHDAMLRSFARIGRSLMPAIREL; encoded by the coding sequence ATGAAGCTCGGGACCTCGCTTCGCTTCCTGTACCCGACCGGCGCGCACACCCACGCACTGTTCAAGCAGATGCTGGCGGCGATGCCGCCGGGCGGCTTCATCGAGCGACCGCTCGGCGCGACCGACACGGGTGAGCAGGCGCGCAACGTGCTCGGGGTCGCGGCGGCGGCGCGTGCGGCCGGCCTCGATGGCCTGCTCTACGGCGACAACCACGCGGTGCCCGCGGAGTTCGCGAACTCGTTCGCGCCGATCCCGACACTCGCGCGGCTCATGGCCGTCACCGGCGAGATGCCCGTGGGGCTGGTGCTGCTCGCGCCGTTCTATCACCCGATCGTGCTCGCCGAGCAGATCGGGACGATCGCCGCGTTCGCGACGGCCCCGCTGATCGTGACGCTCGCGAACGGCGGCCGCGCACAGGCCTTCGAAGCGTTCGGGATCCCGATGGCGAGCCGCGCGGCCCGGCTCCAGGAGCTGGTGGCGATCGTGCGCGCGCTGCTCGCCGGAGAGCGCGTCACGTTCCACGGCAAGCACTTCCACCTCGACGGAGTGAGCGTGAGCCCGCTTCCACGCGTTCCCGTCTCTATCTGGATCGCGGGAACCGTACCGGCCGCTGCGGAGCGAGCGGGCCGCATCGGCGACGGGTGGCTGACCGGCCAGAACGCGACGCGCAGCGAGCTCGCGCAGCAGATCGACGTCTATCGCGAGGCCGCGGCGCGCGCCGGCCGTCCTGTGCTGTCGGTGCTGCGGCGCGACATCTACGTCGGTGAGAGCGACGCCGAGGCGGAGGCGACCGTGGGGCGCGTGCTCGCCGAGGGCTATCGCGGCACCGGGATCGAAGAGCTGCTGGTGGGCGGGGCGAAGAGCGTCGCCGAGCAGCTGCGCAGCTATCGCACGCTCGGATTCGAGTACGTGATGGTGCGCCACATCGTTGGCGAGCACGACGCGATGCTTCGCTCGTTCGCACGCATCGGGAGGTCCCTGATGCCCGCGATTCGGGAGCTGTGA
- a CDS encoding crotonase/enoyl-CoA hydratase family protein — protein MTDSPQIRTEVDGRVLKIVVDNVRKKNAFVPEMMVALSHALTEFDRDDELWVAVLCAAGEHTTAGLDMTKFFGPTATPVESPVDAIDPFALKRRTLKPVVAVVQGITYTIGIEMMLAADVVIAADSARFCQMESKRGIAPLGGAHFRFLTRTGWGNAMYHLMLCDEFDAQRALQIGLVQEVVPYGKHIDRGMEIAQAIAKNAPLGLRAMKEAALRYIAADEAAAIAAIPAISAQVMGTEDAKEGIRSFVERREARFSGR, from the coding sequence ATGACCGACTCACCGCAGATCCGCACCGAGGTCGACGGCCGAGTGTTGAAGATCGTCGTCGACAACGTTCGGAAGAAGAATGCGTTCGTGCCCGAGATGATGGTCGCACTAAGCCACGCGCTGACCGAGTTCGATCGCGACGACGAGCTGTGGGTGGCGGTGCTGTGCGCGGCGGGCGAGCACACCACTGCGGGCCTCGACATGACCAAGTTCTTCGGGCCGACCGCGACTCCGGTCGAGTCTCCGGTCGATGCGATCGACCCGTTCGCGCTGAAGCGGCGCACGCTGAAGCCCGTCGTGGCCGTCGTCCAGGGCATCACCTACACGATCGGGATCGAGATGATGCTCGCTGCCGACGTCGTGATCGCGGCGGACAGCGCGCGCTTCTGCCAGATGGAGTCGAAGCGCGGCATCGCGCCGCTCGGCGGCGCGCACTTCCGCTTCCTCACGCGCACTGGCTGGGGCAACGCCATGTACCACCTGATGTTGTGCGACGAGTTCGACGCCCAGCGCGCGCTGCAGATCGGGCTCGTGCAGGAAGTGGTGCCCTACGGAAAACACATCGACCGCGGGATGGAGATCGCGCAGGCGATTGCGAAGAACGCGCCCCTCGGCTTGCGCGCGATGAAGGAGGCGGCGCTGCGCTACATCGCCGCGGACGAAGCGGCGGCCATTGCGGCAATTCCCGCGATCAGCGCGCAGGTCATGGGCACCGAGGACGCGAAGGAGGGCATCCGCTCCTTCGTCGAGCGCCGCGAGGCGCGCTTCTCCGGTCGCTGA
- a CDS encoding glutathione S-transferase, translating to MGESARPPSLRIFSYLPSPRLAKATIAARLCGVTLDVRGAAPRELAGWLWDFDARPLNESDASVGTQRDARTGFAGTLHKTDSFLAAHPFGTVPAAFSPDGSIGVFESNAIARAVVRLAPGPTRLYGDDAYTASRIDAFLDASLVFARDVQVYLLRLANGGVKPPTHERTRAARDAYLSGIEQALAPARAFLVGDELTLADIGFAAELALSTVERASRRVLSAASLPPLFDASLRATFPRSLAHFARLCTHPAFAPDLAPYLEKLDARDD from the coding sequence ATCGGCGAGTCCGCACGCCCACCGTCCCTCCGCATCTTCTCGTATCTGCCGAGCCCGCGGCTCGCCAAGGCGACGATCGCCGCGCGGCTCTGCGGTGTCACGCTCGACGTGCGCGGCGCGGCGCCGCGCGAGCTCGCGGGCTGGCTGTGGGATTTCGATGCGCGCCCGCTGAACGAGAGCGACGCCTCCGTCGGCACCCAGCGCGACGCTCGCACCGGATTCGCAGGGACGTTGCACAAGACGGATTCGTTTCTCGCCGCGCATCCGTTCGGCACGGTGCCTGCCGCGTTCAGTCCGGACGGGTCGATCGGGGTGTTCGAGTCGAACGCCATCGCGCGCGCGGTCGTGCGCCTCGCGCCGGGGCCCACGCGCCTGTACGGCGACGACGCGTACACGGCGTCGCGGATCGACGCGTTTCTCGACGCGAGCCTCGTGTTCGCGCGCGACGTGCAGGTCTACCTGCTGAGGCTCGCCAACGGCGGTGTGAAGCCGCCGACGCACGAGCGCACGCGCGCGGCCCGCGACGCCTATCTCTCCGGCATCGAGCAAGCGCTCGCGCCAGCGCGCGCGTTCCTTGTCGGCGACGAGCTCACCCTCGCCGACATCGGGTTCGCTGCGGAGCTCGCGCTCTCGACCGTCGAGCGCGCATCGCGGCGCGTGCTCTCCGCTGCGTCTCTCCCGCCGCTCTTCGACGCGTCGCTCCGCGCGACGTTCCCGCGCTCTCTCGCGCACTTCGCGCGGCTGTGCACGCACCCGGCGTTCGCCCCGGACCTCGCCCCCTACCTGGAGAAGCTCGATGCGCGAGATGACTGA
- a CDS encoding 2-hydroxychromene-2-carboxylate isomerase: MDVSVEFHFDFGSPNAYLAHLVIPALEKRSGVRFAYVPVLLGGVFKATGNVSPAVSLRGVKNKPEYEALETRRFLTRHGITRFTPNPHFPVNTLQIMRGAVAAQRLGCFERYVDEVYRHMWADPRKMDEPEVIRAALLESGLPADPLLERAADPDVKQELIANTDGAVARGVFGSPSFFVAGELFFGKDRLREVEEEIEAQKRR; the protein is encoded by the coding sequence ATGGATGTGAGCGTGGAGTTCCACTTCGACTTCGGATCGCCCAACGCCTACCTCGCGCACCTGGTGATTCCGGCGCTCGAGAAGCGCAGCGGTGTGCGCTTCGCCTACGTGCCGGTGCTGTTGGGTGGCGTGTTCAAGGCCACCGGAAACGTCTCGCCGGCGGTGTCGCTGCGCGGGGTCAAGAACAAGCCGGAGTACGAAGCGCTCGAGACGCGCCGCTTCCTCACGAGGCACGGCATCACGCGCTTCACTCCCAACCCGCATTTTCCGGTGAACACGCTCCAGATCATGCGCGGCGCGGTCGCGGCGCAGCGCCTCGGCTGCTTCGAGCGCTACGTCGACGAGGTCTACCGACACATGTGGGCGGACCCGAGGAAGATGGACGAGCCCGAGGTGATTCGCGCCGCGCTGCTCGAATCCGGGCTTCCGGCAGATCCGCTGCTCGAGCGCGCCGCCGATCCCGACGTGAAGCAGGAGCTGATCGCGAACACCGACGGCGCCGTCGCGCGCGGCGTGTTCGGCTCGCCGAGCTTCTTCGTCGCTGGCGAGCTGTTCTTCGGGAAGGACCGCTTGCGCGAGGTCGAGGAAGAGATCGAGGCGCAGAAGCGACGATGA
- a CDS encoding nitroreductase family deazaflavin-dependent oxidoreductase, whose protein sequence is MSEKQEFEMPAAGMPKWIRDHVELYLTDPERARLWDSTIGGGPGPLPTLLLIARGARSGKLRPLPLLYQEMDGKYLLIGSKGGAPNHPGWYVNLKANPECEIRVGAKRMRARARTASGDERTRGWKKMAAMYPPYESYQKQAGARQIPVVVLDPIGPA, encoded by the coding sequence ATGAGTGAGAAGCAGGAGTTCGAGATGCCCGCGGCGGGAATGCCGAAGTGGATCCGCGACCATGTGGAGCTCTACCTCACCGATCCCGAGAGAGCTCGGCTGTGGGATTCGACCATCGGCGGTGGCCCGGGTCCGCTGCCGACGCTCCTCCTGATCGCGCGGGGAGCGAGGAGCGGGAAGCTGCGGCCGCTGCCGCTCCTCTACCAGGAGATGGATGGGAAGTACTTGCTGATCGGCTCGAAAGGCGGCGCGCCGAACCATCCTGGCTGGTACGTGAACCTGAAGGCGAATCCGGAGTGCGAGATCCGGGTCGGCGCGAAGCGCATGCGCGCCCGAGCGAGAACGGCGAGCGGCGACGAGCGAACGCGAGGCTGGAAGAAGATGGCGGCGATGTATCCGCCGTACGAGAGCTATCAGAAGCAAGCAGGTGCGCGGCAGATCCCGGTCGTGGTTCTCGACCCGATCGGCCCGGCATGA